Proteins encoded together in one Halomarina salina window:
- a CDS encoding helix-turn-helix domain-containing protein: MILVEFTLDHPILREALRSAPETRLVWEQSHRLDDGGQHVVVWAEGADVDAFEDALDGDPSVTEFDCAAETGQRRLYQIVLSAESTSMSVYPALVEEASIIEHLSASSEGWQFRVAFPGRDSLDEFRDFCEEHDLRYEVSRIYEQPGGPDDDHRTFGLTEKQRHLLEMATRQGYFDVPRRIGLEELAAEADISHQAASELLRRAQATLNRRALGFEDSDEDASA; the protein is encoded by the coding sequence ATGATACTCGTCGAATTCACCCTCGACCATCCGATTCTCCGGGAGGCGCTCCGCTCTGCCCCCGAGACGCGTCTCGTCTGGGAACAGTCACACCGACTCGACGACGGTGGACAACACGTCGTCGTCTGGGCGGAGGGTGCGGACGTCGACGCGTTCGAGGACGCCCTCGACGGCGACCCGTCGGTCACGGAGTTCGACTGTGCGGCGGAGACCGGTCAGCGCCGACTCTACCAGATCGTCCTCTCCGCGGAGAGCACCTCCATGAGCGTCTACCCGGCGCTGGTCGAGGAGGCGAGCATCATCGAGCATCTGTCGGCGAGCAGCGAGGGGTGGCAGTTCCGGGTCGCGTTCCCCGGCCGGGACTCCCTCGACGAGTTCCGCGACTTCTGCGAGGAACACGACCTGCGGTACGAGGTCAGCCGCATCTACGAGCAACCGGGCGGCCCCGACGACGACCACCGGACGTTCGGCCTGACGGAGAAACAGCGCCACCTGCTGGAGATGGCGACCCGCCAGGGTTACTTCGACGTCCCGCGACGCATCGGTCTGGAGGAACTCGCCGCCGAGGCCGACATCTCCCACCAGGCCGCCTCGGAGCTCCTCAGGCGGGCGCAGGCGACGCTGAACCGTCGTGCGCTCGGGTTCGAGGACTCCGACGAGGACGCTTCGGCCTGA
- a CDS encoding ABC transporter permease, producing MQLGESFSMSMSAIRAHKLRSGLTVLGVVIGVAAVITFVTLGGSLQVGLLGDIGGEGAANVNVWSGPADAEGPPGAGAQPVFTSHDVRELGSLDGVREVVPRGSVPLAAVRDGDDTVALQQATAYGREYFTAEDFREGRTFRQGTNEVVLNPAAASLFEEDLSAGDAVTLTLADGTEVDVRVAGVLDTSTAQDPFEGFSQGPRVYVPTDPFYQRVITSPATGDPERVYPAVFVIADGPEDVEEVQARTLAYLTDESDAATLVPPNVEFVAQTNEQLLDQVREILDTLTAFVTGVAVISLVVGAIGIANIMLVSVTERTREIGIMKAVGARDRDVLGLFLTEAVVLGLVGALVGTVVGLLAGYAGTVYVDLPFVVPWEWGVVAVAVGLLVGVGAGLYPAWNAARTDPIDALRYE from the coding sequence ATGCAACTCGGCGAGTCGTTCTCGATGAGCATGAGTGCCATCAGAGCGCACAAACTCCGGTCGGGACTGACGGTGCTCGGCGTCGTCATCGGCGTCGCCGCGGTCATCACCTTCGTCACGCTCGGCGGTAGCCTCCAGGTCGGATTGCTCGGCGACATCGGCGGCGAGGGAGCGGCGAACGTCAACGTCTGGTCCGGCCCGGCCGACGCCGAAGGGCCGCCAGGCGCGGGCGCACAACCGGTGTTCACGAGCCACGACGTGCGCGAACTGGGCAGCCTCGACGGGGTCCGCGAGGTCGTTCCGCGCGGGTCGGTGCCGCTGGCGGCGGTGCGCGACGGCGACGACACCGTCGCCCTCCAGCAGGCGACCGCCTACGGCCGCGAGTACTTCACGGCCGAGGACTTCCGGGAGGGCCGGACCTTCAGACAGGGGACGAACGAGGTCGTCCTCAACCCGGCCGCCGCCAGCCTGTTCGAGGAGGACCTCTCGGCGGGCGACGCGGTGACGCTGACGCTGGCCGACGGCACCGAGGTCGACGTGCGGGTGGCCGGGGTGCTCGACACGTCCACCGCGCAGGACCCGTTCGAGGGGTTCAGCCAGGGGCCGCGCGTCTACGTCCCGACCGACCCGTTCTACCAGCGCGTCATCACCAGTCCCGCCACCGGCGACCCCGAACGCGTCTACCCGGCGGTGTTCGTCATCGCCGACGGACCCGAGGACGTCGAGGAGGTCCAAGCCAGAACGCTCGCGTACCTGACCGACGAGTCGGACGCCGCCACGCTCGTCCCGCCGAACGTCGAGTTCGTCGCCCAGACCAACGAGCAGTTGCTCGACCAGGTCCGAGAGATCCTCGACACGCTCACAGCGTTCGTCACGGGCGTCGCGGTCATCTCGCTCGTCGTCGGGGCCATCGGCATCGCCAACATCATGCTCGTCAGCGTCACCGAGCGCACCCGCGAAATCGGCATCATGAAGGCCGTCGGCGCGCGCGACCGGGACGTCCTCGGCCTGTTCCTCACCGAGGCCGTCGTCCTCGGTCTGGTGGGCGCGCTCGTCGGCACCGTCGTCGGTCTCCTCGCCGGGTACGCGGGGACGGTGTACGTCGACCTGCCGTTCGTCGTCCCGTGGGAGTGGGGCGTCGTCGCCGTCGCGGTCGGTCTCCTCGTCGGCGTCGGGGCGGGCCTCTACCCCGCCTGGAACGCGGCCCGGACCGACCCCATCGACGCACTTCGCTACGAGTGA
- a CDS encoding MBL fold metallo-hydrolase — translation MRDESMASVTLVRHATLLLDVDGTRLLVDPMLSDAGANPPIEGSSNDRRNPLVDLPADTDWDGEFEDVDAMVVTHLHQDHLDDPARERFGDADLPVFCQPEDESSLAETFDDVRVVEEEASFDGLTLTRTPARHGHGEWAERMAPVCGFVVGTDDERVYLAGDTVWYDAVEATLDDHDPTAVVVNAGAAQFTESRPITMAAEDVAEVCDHTDAPIVAVHMEAINHCLLTRDDLTDALAEADHAEQVTIPDDGETVEL, via the coding sequence GTGCGAGACGAGAGCATGGCCTCGGTCACACTCGTCCGACACGCGACACTGCTTCTCGACGTCGACGGCACTCGACTGCTCGTGGACCCGATGCTGAGCGACGCGGGTGCGAACCCACCTATCGAGGGGTCGTCGAACGACCGGCGGAACCCGCTGGTCGACCTGCCCGCGGACACCGACTGGGACGGCGAGTTCGAGGACGTCGACGCGATGGTCGTCACGCACCTCCACCAGGACCACCTCGACGACCCCGCCCGCGAGCGGTTCGGCGACGCCGACCTGCCGGTGTTCTGCCAGCCGGAGGACGAGTCGAGCCTCGCGGAGACGTTCGACGACGTGCGCGTGGTCGAAGAAGAGGCGTCGTTCGACGGCCTCACCCTCACCCGGACGCCCGCCCGGCACGGCCACGGCGAGTGGGCCGAGCGGATGGCTCCCGTCTGCGGGTTCGTCGTCGGTACGGACGACGAGCGGGTGTACCTCGCTGGCGACACCGTCTGGTACGACGCCGTAGAGGCGACCCTCGACGACCACGACCCGACGGCCGTCGTCGTCAACGCGGGCGCGGCGCAGTTCACCGAGAGCAGGCCCATCACGATGGCCGCAGAGGACGTCGCCGAGGTGTGTGACCATACCGACGCACCCATCGTCGCCGTCCACATGGAGGCCATCAACCACTGCCTGCTGACCCGCGACGACCTGACCGACGCGCTCGCGGAGGCGGACCACGCCGAACAGGTGACGATACCCGACGACGGCGAGACGGTCGAGCTGTAG
- the proS gene encoding proline--tRNA ligase: MSDETQELGITESKEHSTGEWYAEVVQKAGLADYAPMGGFIVTRPRGYALWEGLQNHLDGWFKETGVQNAYFPMLIPESYLEAEKDIVEGFDPEVAWVTHGGHEELEERLAVRPTSESIITPFMSQWVRSHRDLPMRLNQWCSVIRWEATDTKPFFRTKEFLWQEGHTAHRDEEGAWDETMTRLDQYERLYEEVLALSVLRGRKPAHDKFPGADTTTSVEALMPDGKSVQGGTSHYLGTSFAEAYDVTYADEDEEDQLAHTTSWGLSWRALGALIMSHSDDQGLVLPPSLAPEQVVVVPIWQEDTRDAVLDYCEELTADLEAAGLSVELDDRDERNPGFKFNEWELKGVPLRIEVGPNEVDDEEVTLVHRPDGENEVADRADLETAVTDALDTVHAKLYAASEERLEEEVREAHGRSEILGTIGQHGGYVKTGWCGKEECETEIKDQIAAEIVAIPMEDDEEHETPIHDTCGVCGEPSETTAYFARTY; the protein is encoded by the coding sequence ATGAGCGACGAGACACAGGAACTCGGCATCACCGAGTCGAAGGAGCACAGCACCGGCGAGTGGTACGCCGAAGTGGTACAGAAAGCAGGCCTCGCGGACTACGCCCCGATGGGCGGGTTCATCGTGACCCGACCCCGCGGCTACGCCCTCTGGGAGGGCCTCCAGAACCACCTCGACGGCTGGTTCAAGGAGACGGGCGTCCAGAACGCCTACTTCCCCATGCTCATCCCCGAGAGCTACCTCGAAGCCGAGAAGGACATCGTCGAGGGGTTCGACCCCGAGGTGGCGTGGGTGACCCACGGCGGCCACGAGGAACTCGAAGAGCGACTGGCGGTCCGTCCCACCAGCGAGTCCATCATCACGCCGTTCATGAGCCAGTGGGTCCGGAGCCACCGCGACCTGCCCATGCGCCTGAACCAGTGGTGTTCGGTGATTCGGTGGGAGGCGACGGACACGAAGCCGTTCTTCCGCACGAAGGAGTTCCTCTGGCAGGAGGGCCACACCGCCCACCGCGACGAGGAGGGTGCCTGGGACGAGACGATGACCCGCCTCGACCAGTACGAACGCCTCTACGAGGAGGTGCTGGCGCTCTCCGTCCTGCGCGGGCGGAAGCCCGCCCACGACAAGTTCCCCGGCGCGGACACCACCACCAGCGTCGAGGCGCTGATGCCCGACGGGAAGTCCGTGCAGGGCGGCACCTCCCACTACCTCGGCACCTCGTTCGCGGAGGCGTACGACGTCACCTACGCCGACGAGGACGAGGAGGACCAGCTTGCCCACACCACCTCGTGGGGGCTGTCGTGGCGCGCGCTCGGGGCGCTCATCATGAGCCACTCCGACGACCAGGGTCTCGTCCTGCCTCCCTCGCTCGCCCCCGAGCAGGTCGTCGTCGTCCCCATCTGGCAGGAGGACACCCGCGATGCGGTGCTCGACTACTGTGAAGAGCTGACGGCGGACCTCGAAGCGGCGGGGCTGAGCGTCGAACTCGACGACCGGGACGAGCGCAACCCCGGCTTCAAGTTCAACGAGTGGGAGCTGAAGGGCGTCCCCCTGCGCATCGAGGTCGGCCCCAACGAGGTCGACGACGAGGAGGTCACGCTCGTCCACCGCCCCGACGGCGAGAACGAGGTCGCCGACCGTGCCGACCTCGAAACCGCCGTCACGGACGCGCTCGACACGGTCCACGCCAAACTGTACGCCGCCAGCGAGGAGCGACTGGAGGAGGAGGTCCGCGAGGCCCACGGCCGGTCCGAGATCCTCGGGACCATCGGCCAGCACGGCGGCTACGTCAAGACCGGGTGGTGCGGGAAGGAGGAGTGCGAGACGGAGATCAAGGACCAGATAGCAGCGGAGATCGTCGCCATCCCCATGGAGGACGACGAGGAACACGAGACCCCCATCCACGACACCTGCGGCGTCTGTGGGGAGCCCAGCGAGACGACGGCGTACTTCGCCAGGACCTACTGA
- a CDS encoding ABC transporter ATP-binding protein, translating into MAAVSNTSVESAVSLRNVRKRYDLNEPILALDDVSLDLLRGSYTAVMGPSGSGKSTLMNVVGLLDTPTEGDVVVAGTDVSTLSEDERTDLRGEAVGFVFQTFNLMPRMSALDNVALPMVFAGVSRDDREARARHLLRRVGLGDRLDHRPSELSGGQRQRVAIARALANDPELLLADEPTGNLDSATSADVMALFDDLHAEGNTVLLVTHERAVAEHADRIVHVLDGRVEYVETLVRS; encoded by the coding sequence ATGGCTGCCGTCTCCAACACATCCGTCGAGTCGGCCGTCTCGCTCCGCAACGTTCGGAAGCGGTACGACCTGAACGAACCCATCCTCGCGCTCGACGACGTCTCGCTCGACCTCCTCCGTGGCTCCTACACCGCCGTGATGGGACCGAGCGGGTCCGGGAAGAGCACCCTCATGAACGTCGTCGGACTGCTCGACACCCCGACCGAGGGCGACGTCGTCGTCGCCGGGACCGACGTGAGTACGCTCTCGGAGGACGAACGCACCGACCTGCGTGGCGAGGCGGTCGGGTTCGTCTTCCAGACGTTCAACCTCATGCCCCGGATGAGCGCGCTCGACAACGTCGCCCTCCCCATGGTGTTCGCGGGCGTCTCCCGCGACGACCGGGAGGCGCGCGCCCGCCACCTCCTCCGGCGCGTCGGCCTCGGCGACCGACTGGACCACCGACCCAGCGAACTCTCGGGCGGGCAGCGCCAGCGGGTCGCCATCGCCCGCGCACTGGCGAACGACCCCGAACTCCTCCTCGCGGACGAACCGACCGGGAACCTCGACTCCGCGACCAGCGCCGACGTGATGGCGCTGTTCGACGACCTCCACGCGGAGGGCAACACCGTCCTCCTGGTCACCCACGAACGCGCGGTGGCCGAACACGCCGACCGCATCGTGCACGTGCTCGACGGCCGGGTCGAGTACGTCGAGACGCTGGTGCGGTCCTGA
- the gltB gene encoding glutamate synthase large subunit, translating into MTGNLRSVASGGGLAPPDDERANCGVGVVMDLGGGSSHDVVSDALELLTNLEHRGATADDTGDGAGIMLQTPRAFFDDAFGGLPEQSAVGTLFLPKSDEDRARARTLFEESVAAHGLSVVDWREVPTENEGIGETALNSEPSVWQAAVAAVDEVDDAAFDRRLYVARNAFEGRVDDTSLDTERCYVCSLDRQVVVYKGMLTAEGLRGYYPDLRDEQVVSNFAMVHARFSTNTLGKWHLAHPHRRVIHNGEFNTLQGNVNWMRAREANIEHPDFSDDEVDELRPVVDPEASDTACLDASLELLLEGGRDLPHALRMLVPEAWRNEETGVTGDRRDWYDYHASIMEPWDGPAFVAATDGERVGAVLDRNGLRPCRYDVLENDRLVLASEVGALDYPASEVKERGRLSPGQLFLADPNEGRVVPDEEAFADLVDDRYGEWVRDEQVHLPEGETVTSLDPVDDLRTHQTLHGYSQDELDELIEPMARDGKDPVGSMGDDTPLVGLENEDRPLASHFRQGFAQVTNPPLDYLREDLVTSLECRLGHQRNLLAETREHARQVVLDSPVLSDAELADLKGLDGDLTTEVLDTTFDVGTDLETAVADLRERATAATDDADVVVLSDRSVGADRVAIPSLLATSAVHHHLVREGTREHVGLVVESGDVRTVHQFATLIGHGAGAVCPYLAAQTVEDIVAGPDGADPEEAVEAYHHALEHGLMKTMARLGISTVESYRGAQTFEAVGLDGGFVAEYFEGTPARTGGFDLTDVEEQVRERHDLAVTEPELERQGEFAHRKTGMRHDWNPETVGTLQQAVRNGDEEQYAEFADLADRDAERGTLRGRLAFDGENDPIPVEEVEPVADIVQRFSTAAMSLGSLSPEMHETNAIAMNWLGGKSNTGEGGEPPERFDTPRECNVKQVASGRFGVTAAYLANAEEIQIKMAQGSKPGEGGQLPGSKVNEYIAHVRCSTPGVGLISPPPLHDIYSIEDLKQLIFDLKAINPEADVNVKLVAGSGIGTIAAGVAKAGADSVHISGHSGGTGASPKTSIKHAGLPWELGVAEANQMLRHTGLRDRIRVSTDGGLKTGRDVAVAAALGAEEYVFGTASLVTAGCVMARKCHANTCPVGVATQREELRARFPGHPDHVVNYMTFIAEDLRQYLADLGLRSVDELVGRVDLLKQREDQQVDNRAALDCSALLAESSGPRRKTTEQFEDERFDDDLLPQMRPALDRAENVTIDREVANTDRAVGSTLSYHVAKQHGPEGLPDGTVDVDLHGVAGQSFGAFLASGLSLHLTGTANDYVGKGLSGGRIVVETPHDAAYNPTEGVAIGNVALYGATDGSLYVNGVAGERFAVRNSGATAVVEGVGDHGCEYMTGGVVAVLGETGRNFAAGMSGGLAYVYDPDGTFTDDVNPGMVTCERSLDERDEQLLRRLVENHRTYTDSARAEELLADWDAALADFVKVVPDPYADVVAENEEFDVRREMPAAATSGSENRQALSGASD; encoded by the coding sequence ATGACTGGGAATCTACGAAGTGTCGCGAGCGGCGGCGGCCTCGCTCCGCCGGACGACGAACGGGCGAACTGCGGTGTCGGCGTCGTGATGGACCTGGGCGGGGGCAGTTCTCACGACGTCGTCTCCGACGCGCTCGAACTGCTGACGAATCTCGAACACCGCGGCGCGACGGCCGACGACACCGGCGACGGGGCGGGCATCATGCTCCAGACGCCGCGCGCGTTCTTCGACGACGCGTTCGGCGGACTCCCCGAGCAGTCCGCAGTCGGCACGCTGTTCCTGCCGAAGAGCGACGAGGACCGAGCGCGCGCCCGGACGCTGTTCGAGGAGAGCGTCGCGGCCCACGGCCTCTCCGTCGTCGACTGGCGCGAGGTACCGACCGAGAACGAGGGTATCGGCGAGACGGCGCTGAACTCGGAACCGTCGGTGTGGCAGGCCGCGGTCGCCGCCGTCGACGAGGTGGACGACGCCGCGTTCGACCGCCGCCTCTACGTCGCCCGGAACGCGTTCGAGGGGCGGGTCGACGACACCTCGCTCGACACCGAACGCTGTTACGTCTGCTCGCTCGACCGGCAGGTCGTCGTCTACAAGGGGATGCTCACCGCGGAGGGACTCCGCGGCTACTACCCCGACCTGCGCGACGAGCAGGTCGTCTCGAACTTCGCGATGGTCCACGCCCGCTTCTCGACGAACACCCTCGGGAAGTGGCACCTCGCGCACCCCCATCGACGGGTCATCCACAACGGCGAGTTCAACACGCTCCAGGGGAACGTCAACTGGATGCGGGCGCGGGAGGCCAACATCGAACACCCCGACTTCTCCGACGACGAGGTGGACGAACTCCGACCCGTCGTCGACCCCGAGGCGTCGGACACGGCGTGTCTCGACGCGTCGCTCGAACTCCTGCTCGAAGGCGGCCGCGACCTCCCCCACGCCCTGCGGATGCTCGTCCCCGAGGCGTGGCGCAACGAGGAGACCGGCGTCACCGGCGACCGACGGGACTGGTACGACTACCACGCCTCCATCATGGAGCCGTGGGACGGCCCGGCGTTCGTCGCCGCGACGGACGGCGAACGGGTCGGGGCGGTGCTCGACCGCAACGGTCTGCGCCCGTGTCGCTACGACGTGCTGGAGAACGACCGACTCGTCCTCGCGAGCGAGGTGGGCGCGCTCGACTACCCCGCCAGCGAGGTGAAGGAGCGCGGCCGTCTCTCGCCGGGACAGCTGTTCCTCGCCGACCCGAACGAGGGCCGCGTCGTCCCCGACGAGGAGGCGTTCGCGGACCTCGTCGACGACCGCTACGGCGAGTGGGTCCGCGACGAGCAGGTCCACCTCCCCGAGGGCGAGACGGTGACGAGCCTCGACCCCGTCGACGACCTGCGCACCCACCAGACGCTCCACGGCTACAGCCAGGACGAACTCGACGAACTGATCGAACCGATGGCCCGCGACGGGAAGGACCCGGTCGGGTCGATGGGCGACGACACGCCGCTCGTCGGCCTGGAGAACGAGGACCGACCGCTGGCGAGCCACTTCCGACAGGGGTTCGCGCAGGTCACCAACCCGCCGCTGGACTACCTCCGCGAGGACCTCGTCACCTCGCTGGAGTGTCGGCTCGGCCACCAGCGCAACCTGCTGGCGGAGACGCGCGAACACGCCCGGCAGGTCGTCCTCGACTCGCCGGTGCTCTCGGACGCCGAACTGGCCGACCTGAAGGGACTCGACGGTGACCTCACGACCGAGGTGCTCGACACGACGTTCGACGTCGGGACCGACCTGGAGACGGCCGTCGCGGACCTCCGCGAGCGGGCGACGGCCGCCACCGACGACGCCGACGTCGTCGTGCTCTCGGACCGCTCCGTGGGGGCGGACCGCGTCGCGATTCCCAGTCTGCTCGCGACCAGCGCGGTCCACCACCACCTCGTCCGGGAGGGGACGCGCGAACACGTCGGCCTCGTCGTCGAGTCCGGCGACGTGCGCACCGTCCACCAGTTCGCGACGCTCATCGGTCACGGGGCGGGCGCGGTCTGCCCGTACCTCGCCGCCCAGACGGTCGAGGACATCGTCGCGGGGCCGGACGGCGCGGACCCCGAGGAGGCGGTCGAGGCGTACCACCACGCGCTGGAACACGGCCTGATGAAGACGATGGCCCGCCTCGGCATCTCGACGGTCGAGAGCTACCGCGGCGCGCAGACGTTCGAGGCGGTCGGTCTCGACGGCGGCTTCGTCGCCGAGTACTTCGAGGGGACGCCCGCTCGCACGGGCGGCTTCGACCTGACGGACGTCGAGGAGCAGGTCCGGGAACGACACGACCTGGCCGTCACCGAACCGGAACTGGAGCGGCAGGGCGAGTTCGCCCACCGCAAGACGGGGATGCGCCACGACTGGAACCCCGAGACGGTCGGCACGCTCCAGCAGGCCGTACGGAACGGCGACGAGGAGCAGTACGCGGAGTTCGCCGACCTGGCCGACCGCGACGCGGAACGCGGGACGCTCCGCGGCCGACTGGCGTTCGACGGCGAGAACGACCCGATTCCGGTCGAGGAGGTCGAACCCGTCGCGGACATCGTCCAGCGGTTCTCGACGGCCGCGATGAGCCTCGGCAGCCTCTCGCCGGAGATGCACGAGACGAACGCCATCGCGATGAACTGGCTCGGCGGGAAGTCCAACACCGGCGAGGGCGGCGAACCGCCCGAGCGGTTCGACACGCCCCGCGAGTGCAACGTGAAGCAGGTCGCCTCCGGCCGCTTCGGCGTCACTGCGGCGTACCTCGCGAACGCCGAGGAGATACAGATCAAGATGGCCCAGGGGTCGAAACCCGGCGAGGGCGGTCAGCTACCGGGCTCGAAGGTCAACGAGTACATCGCCCACGTCCGGTGTTCGACGCCGGGCGTCGGCCTCATCTCGCCGCCGCCGCTCCACGACATCTACTCCATCGAGGACCTGAAACAGCTCATCTTCGACCTGAAGGCCATCAACCCGGAGGCGGACGTCAACGTGAAACTCGTCGCCGGGTCGGGCATCGGCACCATCGCGGCGGGCGTCGCGAAGGCCGGCGCGGACTCGGTTCACATCTCGGGACACTCCGGGGGGACCGGCGCGTCGCCGAAGACGAGCATCAAGCACGCCGGCCTGCCGTGGGAACTCGGCGTCGCCGAGGCGAACCAGATGCTCCGGCACACCGGCCTGCGCGACCGCATCCGCGTCTCGACGGACGGCGGGCTGAAGACCGGTCGCGACGTGGCCGTCGCCGCCGCACTCGGGGCCGAGGAGTACGTGTTCGGAACCGCGTCGCTCGTCACCGCGGGCTGCGTGATGGCCCGGAAGTGCCACGCCAACACCTGTCCGGTCGGCGTCGCAACCCAGCGCGAGGAACTGCGGGCGCGGTTCCCCGGTCACCCGGACCACGTCGTCAACTACATGACGTTCATCGCGGAGGACCTCCGGCAGTACCTCGCGGACCTCGGCCTGCGGAGCGTCGACGAACTCGTCGGCCGGGTCGACCTACTGAAACAGCGCGAGGACCAGCAGGTCGACAACCGCGCGGCGCTCGACTGCTCGGCGCTGCTCGCCGAGTCCTCGGGCCCGCGCCGCAAGACGACCGAGCAGTTCGAGGACGAGCGGTTCGACGACGACCTGCTCCCCCAGATGCGACCCGCGCTCGACCGGGCCGAGAACGTCACCATCGACCGCGAGGTGGCGAACACCGACCGCGCCGTCGGGTCGACGCTCTCGTACCACGTCGCGAAGCAGCACGGTCCCGAGGGACTGCCCGACGGGACCGTCGACGTGGACCTGCACGGCGTCGCGGGACAGAGCTTCGGGGCGTTCCTCGCCAGCGGCCTCTCGCTGCACCTCACCGGTACCGCGAACGACTACGTCGGGAAGGGGCTCTCGGGCGGCCGCATCGTCGTCGAGACGCCCCACGACGCGGCGTACAACCCGACCGAGGGCGTCGCCATCGGCAACGTCGCACTCTACGGAGCGACCGACGGCTCGCTGTACGTCAACGGCGTCGCCGGCGAGCGGTTCGCCGTCCGGAACTCCGGCGCGACCGCGGTCGTAGAGGGCGTCGGCGACCACGGCTGTGAGTACATGACCGGCGGCGTCGTCGCCGTCCTCGGGGAGACGGGTCGGAACTTCGCCGCCGGGATGTCCGGCGGCCTGGCGTACGTCTACGACCCCGACGGGACCTTCACCGACGACGTCAACCCCGGGATGGTCACCTGCGAGCGGTCGCTCGACGAGCGCGACGAACAGCTGCTCCGCCGGCTGGTGGAGAACCACCGCACGTACACCGACTCGGCGCGCGCCGAGGAGCTGCTGGCGGACTGGGACGCCGCGCTCGCCGACTTCGTGAAGGTCGTCCCCGACCCGTACGCGGACGTGGTCGCGGAGAACGAGGAGTTCGACGTCCGCCGCGAGATGCCCGCCGCCGCGACGTCCGGCAGCGAGAACCGGCAGGCACTGAGCGGCGCGTCCGACTGA
- a CDS encoding glycosyltransferase, which yields MNIAIVVTHTRDWRSLAPAREMELTRRLAERQSAAGHEVTVFCTQFWDGYASTLRRDGVTYRAVTVAPAKAAFTARLPVLVAAARPDVVHAAPTPASAVVAAKQGARLAGAPLVVGWEGHEVPSGRLEGRAARAPDGVAVPSSLVGTRARKAGTPERRVRTIPQAIDFERVERVDPVGSYDVVAATPLDEYANLDALLLSLAELRRRDWSALLVDTATEGTQNRSTPTPTQGRSPDDDAVPDTNEARSDGGTESTAEADGQSATDDDAEPSPRAAVDRQLSDLRIADRVTVADGMDRDERLAHYRGAHVFVQTRAREWFARELLWALACGCVGVVEYQAASSAHELLVDHDRGFRVTTPEEIEDAIREAGEMERRTVDPKLRRYDWERIVEEYVEFYRESGEE from the coding sequence ATGAATATCGCCATCGTCGTGACCCACACGCGCGACTGGCGCTCGCTGGCCCCCGCCCGCGAGATGGAGTTGACGCGTCGCCTCGCCGAACGTCAGTCGGCGGCCGGCCACGAGGTGACGGTGTTCTGCACGCAGTTCTGGGACGGCTATGCCTCGACGCTCCGGCGCGACGGCGTCACCTATCGAGCGGTGACCGTCGCGCCGGCGAAGGCGGCGTTCACGGCGCGCCTCCCGGTCCTCGTCGCCGCGGCGCGGCCCGACGTGGTCCACGCCGCGCCGACGCCGGCGAGCGCGGTGGTCGCCGCCAAGCAGGGCGCACGACTCGCCGGAGCGCCGCTCGTCGTCGGCTGGGAGGGCCACGAGGTGCCGTCCGGCCGTCTCGAAGGGCGCGCGGCCAGAGCACCCGACGGCGTGGCCGTCCCGTCGAGCCTGGTCGGCACTCGCGCCCGGAAGGCCGGAACGCCGGAGCGCCGAGTGCGGACGATTCCGCAGGCCATCGACTTCGAGCGCGTCGAGCGCGTCGACCCGGTCGGCTCGTACGACGTGGTGGCCGCGACGCCGCTCGACGAGTACGCGAACCTCGACGCCCTCCTGCTCTCGCTGGCGGAACTCAGACGGCGCGACTGGTCGGCGCTCCTCGTCGACACCGCGACAGAGGGCACCCAGAACAGGAGTACGCCGACCCCCACTCAGGGGCGGTCGCCGGACGACGACGCCGTTCCGGACACGAACGAGGCGAGGAGCGACGGCGGGACGGAGAGTACGGCCGAAGCGGACGGCCAATCGGCCACGGACGACGACGCCGAGCCGTCGCCGCGGGCGGCCGTCGACCGACAGCTCTCGGACCTCCGCATCGCCGACCGGGTGACCGTCGCCGACGGGATGGACCGCGACGAGCGACTCGCGCACTACCGCGGTGCACACGTCTTCGTCCAGACGCGCGCCCGGGAGTGGTTCGCGCGGGAGTTGCTGTGGGCACTCGCCTGTGGCTGCGTCGGCGTCGTGGAGTACCAGGCCGCCTCCAGCGCCCACGAACTGCTGGTCGACCACGACCGGGGGTTCCGCGTCACGACGCCCGAGGAGATAGAGGACGCCATCAGGGAGGCGGGCGAGATGGAGCGCCGGACCGTCGACCCGAAACTGCGACGCTACGACTGGGAGCGAATCGTCGAGGAGTACGTCGAGTTCTACCGGGAGTCGGGCGAGGAGTAG